One region of Vigna angularis cultivar LongXiaoDou No.4 chromosome 10, ASM1680809v1, whole genome shotgun sequence genomic DNA includes:
- the LOC108320836 gene encoding uncharacterized protein LOC108320836 isoform X1, translating into MQTGMMVMMTQTLKTIVSSYHDFDKNSHLCPLPISPPRSSQWRQSRIGTLAIAIAALLISTTAWLSLVFFDATTCCFHSLKDRESRPHFFNWKKCVSHFHAKVTPPPALQFGTMKDHPHNGSSIAEQEGLSLKHIVFGIAGSSQLWKRRKEYVKLWWRPNDMRGHVWLDEQVLEEPGDDLLPPIMISEDISYFRYTNPTGHPSGLRISRIVKESFRLSLSDVRWFVLCDDDTIFNVNNLVDVLSKYNSSEMIYIGSPSESHSANSYFSHSMAFGGGGIAISQPLAMALSEMLDECIERYPKLYGSDDRLHACISELGIPLTWERGFHQWDIKGNAHGLLSSHPIAPFVSIHHVEAVNPFYPGLSSLDSLKLFTKAMKTNPKSFLQRSICYDHAQHLTFSVSLGYVVQVLPNIVSPRELERSERTYSAWNGNSEANEFDFDAREPYNSLCKGSTSFFLKDTRREGNASWGSYVRGRDKDDFKKRILCFPHFPPMRNVGEIQVAVQPLSKNWHLVPRRLCCRRQSQADKEILQISVGECGKGTFTSVY; encoded by the exons ATGCAAACTGgaatgatggtgatgatgactCAAACTTTGAAGACCATTGTATCATCCTACCATGACTTTGACAAGAATTCCCATTTATGTCCTTTGCCTATCAGTCCACCCAGAAGCAGTCAGTGGCGCCAAAGCCGCATTGGAACCTTGGCCATAGCCATTGCAGCGCTTCTCATATCTACTACTGCTTGGCTTTCCCTTGTGTTCTTTGATGCAACTACATGTTGCTTTCACAGTTTAAAGGATCGGGAAAGTAGACCCCACTTTTTCAATTGGAAGAAGTGTGTTTCTCATTTCCATGCGAAAGTTACACCCCCTCCTGCTCTCCAATTTGGAACCATGAAAGATCATCCTCATAATGGTAGCAGTATTGCTGAACAGGAAGGCTTGTCACTTAAACATATTGTTTTTGGCATAGCAGGATCATCTCAACTTTGGAAACGAAGGAAGGAATATGTCAAACTGTGGTGGCGTCCTAATGACATGCGTGGCCATGTGTGGTTAGATGAACAGGTGCTTGAAGAACCTGGAGATGATTTATTGCCTCCTATCATGATTTCTGAAGACATCTCATATTTCCGCTATACTAATCCCACCGGTCACCCTTCTGGCCTTCGGATTTCACGCATTGTCAAAGAGAGTTTTCGCCTCAGTCTCTCTGATGTGCGCTGGTTTGTCCTCTGTGATGATGATACCATCTTCAATGTGAATAACCTAGTTGATGTTCTCAGCAAGTACAATTCTTCTGAAATGATTTATATAGGTAGTCCCTCGGAGAGCCATTCAGCAAATTCCTATTTCAGTCACTCAATGGCCTTTGGTGGTGGTGGGATTGCTATAAGTCAGCCACTTGCAATGGCACTTTCTGAGATGCTTGACGAATGCATTGAGAGGTATCCAAAGCTTTATGGTAGTGATGATCGACTGCATGCCTGTATATCTGAACTTGGCATTCCACTGACATGGGAGCGCGGTTTTCACCAG TGGGATATAAAAGGCAACGCTCATGGTCTTCTATCGTCTCACCCAATAGCACCATTTGTGTCAATTCATCATGTTGAAGCTGTAAATCCCTTTTATCCGGGCCTGAGCTCTTTGGACAGCCTGAAACTTTTTACAAAAGCCATGAAAACCAATCCCAAAAGCTTTTTGCAGCGTTCCATATGTTACGATCATGCACAACATCTGACATTTTCGGTGTCACTTGGTTATGTTGTTCAAGTGCTGCCTAACATTGTTTCTCCCCGTGAACTGGAGCGCTCGGAGAGAACTTACTCTGCTTGGAATGGTAATAGTGAAGCgaatgaatttgattttgatgCTAGGGAACCGTACAATTCTCTTTGTAAAGGTTCTACTTCTTTCTTCTTGAAAGATACTAGAAGAGAGGGTAATGCTTCTTGGGGTTCATATGTTCGGGGTAGAGATAAAGATGATTtcaaaaagagaattttatgcTTTCCTCACTTTCCTCCTATGCGCAATGTGGGAGAGATCCAGGTAGCTGTGCAACCTTTAAGCAAGAATTGGCATCTG GTTCCACGACGTCTCTGTTGCCGCCGGCAAAGCCAAGCTGACAAAGAAATACTCCAAATCTCAGTTGGAGAGTGTGGGAAGGGAACTTTTACTTCTGTCTACTGA
- the LOC108320836 gene encoding uncharacterized protein LOC108320836 isoform X2 translates to MQTGMMVMMTQTLKTIVSSYHDFDKNSHLCPLPISPPRSSQWRQSRIGTLAIAIAALLISTTAWLSLVFFDATTCCFHSLKDRESRPHFFNWKKCVSHFHAKVTPPPALQFGTMKDHPHNGSSIAEQEGLSLKHIVFGIAGSSQLWKRRKEYVKLWWRPNDMRGHVWLDEQVLEEPGDDLLPPIMISEDISYFRYTNPTGHPSGLRISRIVKESFRLSLSDVRWFVLCDDDTIFNVNNLVDVLSKYNSSEMIYIGSPSESHSANSYFSHSMAFGGGGIAISQPLAMALSEMLDECIERYPKLYGSDDRLHACISELGIPLTWERGFHQWDIKGNAHGLLSSHPIAPFVSIHHVEAVNPFYPGLSSLDSLKLFTKAMKTNPKSFLQRSICYDHAQHLTFSVSLGYVVQVLPNIVSPRELERSERTYSAWNGNSEANEFDFDAREPYNSLCKGSTSFFLKDTRREGNASWGSYVRGRDKDDFKKRILCFPHFPPMRNVGEIQVPRRLCCRRQSQADKEILQISVGECGKGTFTSVY, encoded by the exons ATGCAAACTGgaatgatggtgatgatgactCAAACTTTGAAGACCATTGTATCATCCTACCATGACTTTGACAAGAATTCCCATTTATGTCCTTTGCCTATCAGTCCACCCAGAAGCAGTCAGTGGCGCCAAAGCCGCATTGGAACCTTGGCCATAGCCATTGCAGCGCTTCTCATATCTACTACTGCTTGGCTTTCCCTTGTGTTCTTTGATGCAACTACATGTTGCTTTCACAGTTTAAAGGATCGGGAAAGTAGACCCCACTTTTTCAATTGGAAGAAGTGTGTTTCTCATTTCCATGCGAAAGTTACACCCCCTCCTGCTCTCCAATTTGGAACCATGAAAGATCATCCTCATAATGGTAGCAGTATTGCTGAACAGGAAGGCTTGTCACTTAAACATATTGTTTTTGGCATAGCAGGATCATCTCAACTTTGGAAACGAAGGAAGGAATATGTCAAACTGTGGTGGCGTCCTAATGACATGCGTGGCCATGTGTGGTTAGATGAACAGGTGCTTGAAGAACCTGGAGATGATTTATTGCCTCCTATCATGATTTCTGAAGACATCTCATATTTCCGCTATACTAATCCCACCGGTCACCCTTCTGGCCTTCGGATTTCACGCATTGTCAAAGAGAGTTTTCGCCTCAGTCTCTCTGATGTGCGCTGGTTTGTCCTCTGTGATGATGATACCATCTTCAATGTGAATAACCTAGTTGATGTTCTCAGCAAGTACAATTCTTCTGAAATGATTTATATAGGTAGTCCCTCGGAGAGCCATTCAGCAAATTCCTATTTCAGTCACTCAATGGCCTTTGGTGGTGGTGGGATTGCTATAAGTCAGCCACTTGCAATGGCACTTTCTGAGATGCTTGACGAATGCATTGAGAGGTATCCAAAGCTTTATGGTAGTGATGATCGACTGCATGCCTGTATATCTGAACTTGGCATTCCACTGACATGGGAGCGCGGTTTTCACCAG TGGGATATAAAAGGCAACGCTCATGGTCTTCTATCGTCTCACCCAATAGCACCATTTGTGTCAATTCATCATGTTGAAGCTGTAAATCCCTTTTATCCGGGCCTGAGCTCTTTGGACAGCCTGAAACTTTTTACAAAAGCCATGAAAACCAATCCCAAAAGCTTTTTGCAGCGTTCCATATGTTACGATCATGCACAACATCTGACATTTTCGGTGTCACTTGGTTATGTTGTTCAAGTGCTGCCTAACATTGTTTCTCCCCGTGAACTGGAGCGCTCGGAGAGAACTTACTCTGCTTGGAATGGTAATAGTGAAGCgaatgaatttgattttgatgCTAGGGAACCGTACAATTCTCTTTGTAAAGGTTCTACTTCTTTCTTCTTGAAAGATACTAGAAGAGAGGGTAATGCTTCTTGGGGTTCATATGTTCGGGGTAGAGATAAAGATGATTtcaaaaagagaattttatgcTTTCCTCACTTTCCTCCTATGCGCAATGTGGGAGAGATCCAG GTTCCACGACGTCTCTGTTGCCGCCGGCAAAGCCAAGCTGACAAAGAAATACTCCAAATCTCAGTTGGAGAGTGTGGGAAGGGAACTTTTACTTCTGTCTACTGA
- the LOC108320855 gene encoding aspartic proteinase CDR1 — MILSLAKNFMANILCFHLCFFVLYTFLCQTLTGAYKSGFSVQLIRHNTPNSPSYKSDELHMHRLGSFYQVPKKSYAPNGPFTRVTSNNGDYLMKLTLGTPPVDVYGLVDTGSDLVWAQCTPCQGCYKQKSPMFEPLRSKTYTPVPCNSEECNSLFGDSCSPQKLCAYSYAYADSSVTKGVLARETITFSSTDEESVVVGDIIFGCGHSNSGIFNENDMGIIGLGGGPLSLVSQIGSLYGSRRFSQCLVPFHADPQTSGTISFGDASDVSGDGVVTTPLVYEEGQSYLVTLEGISVGDTFVPFNSSEMLAKGNIMIDSGTPATYLPQELYDRLVEELKVQSSLLPIADDPDLDTQLCYRSETNLEGPPLIAHFEGADVPLMPIQTFIAPKDGVFCFAMAGTTDGEYIFGNFAQSNILIGFDLDKKLVSFKPTDCANK, encoded by the coding sequence ATGATTTTGTCCCTAGCTAAAAACTTCATGGCCAACATTCTCTGCTTCCATCTTTGCTTTTTTGTACTGTATACATTCTTATGTCAAACATTAACAGGAGCTTACAAATCCGGGTTCAGTGTTCAACTAATCCGCCACAACACACCAAATTCTCCCTCCTACAAATCAGATGAACTTCATATGCATAGACTTGGCTCATTTTACCAAGTTCCCAAGAAATCATATGCCCCAAATGGTCCCTTCACTAGAGTCACATCCAACAATGGTGACTATCTCATGAAGCTCACATTGGGAACACCACCAGTGGATGTATATGGTTTGGTTGATACAGGCAGCGACCTCGTGTGGGCACAATGTACACCTTGCCAAGGTTGTTATAAGCAAAAAAGCCCAATGTTTGAACCTCTAAGATCCAAAACATACACCCCTGTTCCATGCAATTCAGAAGAGTGTAATTCACTCTTTGGTGATTCGTGCTCTCCTCAAAAACTGTGTGCATATAGTTATGCTTATGCTGATTCTTCAGTAACAAAAGGGGTGCTTGCAAGGGAAACTATCACATTCAGTTCCACCGATGAAGAATCAGTTGTTGTTGGAGACATTATATTTGGGTGTGGACACAGTAATTCTGGAATTTTCAATGAAAACGACATGGGGATCATTGGTCTTGGTGGGGGACCTTTGTCACTTGTTTCACAAATTGGTAGCCTTTATGGAAGTAGAAGGTTTTCTCAGTGCCTGGTTCCTTTTCATGCAGACCCTCAGACTTCAGGTACCATTAGTTTTGGTGATGCCAGTGATGTTTCTGGTGATGGAGTAGTCACAACTCCTTTGGTATATGAGGAAGGTCAATCTTATCTGGTCACACTAGAAGGCATAAGCGTTGGAGACACATTTGTGCCCTTTAATTCCTCAGAAATGCTTGCCAAGGGAAATATAATGATTGATTCAGGTACACCAGCAACATATTTACCACAAGAACTTTATGACCGTTTAGTGGAGGAATTGAAGGTGCAGAGTAGCCTGTTACCCATTGCTGATGACCCAGACTTGGACACACAACTTTGCTATAGAAGTGAGACAAACTTAGAAGGACCACCCTTGATAGCTCATTTTGAAGGGGCAGATGTGCCATTGATGCCAATACAAACCTTCATCGCACCAAAGGATGGAGTATTTTGCTTTGCAATGGCTGGCACTACTGACGGAGAATATATATTTGGCAATTTTGCTCAATCAAACATTCTGATTGGATTTGATTTAGATAAAAAGTTAGTTTCTTTTAAGCCAACTGATTGCGCCAATAAGTAG
- the LOC108320846 gene encoding aspartic proteinase CDR1 encodes MASYYLKSFDRFLVAIIISVVFLLFSAIHGNTDEGFSINLIRRTSPKAFFRQRLRGFSAMSTTQAPVSAYLGEHLMELSIGTPPFKIYGIADTGSDLTWTQCVPCKSCYKQLNPMFDPIKSSSYKNISCDSNLCHLLDTGVCSPEKQCNYTYAYGDGSSTQGVLAQETVTFTSTTGASVPLKGIVFGCGHNDSKQGFNDHEMGLIGLGGGPASLISQMGSSFGAKMFSQCLVPYQTDVSVSSRMSFGRGSKVSGSGVVSTPLVTKEDKTPYFVTLLGISVGNKYLHYDGSSENVEKGNMFLDSGTPPTILPTQLYDRVVAEVKNQVAMKPVVDDPDLGTLLCYRTKNNLPGPMLTAHFEGADVKLETFQTFVSPKDSVFCLGFANSSSNVGIYGNFIQSNYLIGFDLEAKVVSFKPTDCTKNS; translated from the coding sequence ATGGCTTCTTATTATCTGAAATCATTTGATCGATTCCTTGTAGCCATCATCATTTCTGTGgtgtttcttcttttctcagCCATCCACGGAAACACAGACGAAGGATTCAGCATTAACCTCATTCGAAGAACCTCTCCCAAAGCCTTTTTCCGTCAACGGCTGAGAGGTTTCTCAGCCATGTCAACAACACAAGCCCCAGTGAGTGCATACCTTGGTGAGCATCTCATGGAACTCTCCATCGGAACTCCACCGTTCAAAATCTACGGTATTGCAGACACGGGCAGCGATCTCACGTGGACACAATGCGTCCCATGCAAGAGCTGCTACAAGCAACTAAACCCCATGTTTGATCCCATAAAATCATCCTCGTACAAAAACATATCATGCGACTCAAACTTGTGTCATCTACTCGACACGGGTGTCTGTTCTCCTGAGAAGCAATGCAACTACACCTACGCCTACGGAGATGGTTCCTCGACACAAGGAGTTTTGGCACAAGAAACAGTGACGTTCACTTCAACCACAGGAGCAAGCGTTCCCCTTAAGGGCATCGTGTTTGGTTGTGGACACAACGACTCAAAACAAGGTTTCAACGACCATGAGATGGGTCTGATAGGCCTAGGAGGAGGCCCAGCATCATTGATTTCTCAAATGGGTTCATCCTTTGGAGCCAAAATGTTTTCACAGTGCTTGGTGCCTTACCAAACTGATGTGAGTGTTTCTAGCAGAATGAGTTTTGGCAGAGGGAGTAAGGTATCTGGGAGTGGTGTGGTTTCGACACCTTTGGTTACAAAGGAAGACAAAACACCTTATTTTGTGACCTTACTAGGTATCAGTGTCGGAAACAAGTATTTGCACTATGATGGTTCTTCAGAAAATGTCGAAAAAGGTAACATGTTTCTTGATTCTGGAACACCTCCGACTATCTTACCGACACAATTATATGATCGTGTGGTGGCTGAAGTGAAGAACCAGGTTGCCATGAAACCTGTCGTGGATGATCCTGATTTGGGTACCCTACTTTGCTATCGAACAAAGAATAATCTTCCTGGTCCTATGCTAACTGCTCATTTTGAAGGTGCTGATGTAAAACTGGAAACATTTCAAACCTTCGTTTCACCaaaagattctgttttctgctTGGGGTTTGCCAACAGCAGTAGTAATGTGGGAATTTATGGTAACTTTATTCAGTCGAATTATCTGATTGGGTTTGATCTAGAAGCAAAAGTTGTCTCTTTCAAGCCAACAGATTGTACCAAGAACTCGTAG
- the LOC108320815 gene encoding aspartic proteinase CDR1 codes for MSETPQSPVGAYLGHYLMELSIGTPPFKIYGIADTGSDLIWTQCVPCNNCYKQLNPMFDPMKSSSYSNISCHSNLCHKLDTGVCSPQKQCNYTYAYASASITQGVLAQETVTLTSTTGTSVLLKDVVFGCGHDNKGSFNDHEMGIIGLGGGPVSFISQMGRSFGGKRFSQCLVPFHTDVNVHSRMSFGKGSKVSGEGVSTPLVAKDDKTPYFVTLLGISVGETYLHYNGSSGNVEKGNMFLDSGTPPTILPTQLYDRVVAEVKNQVAMEPTVDDPDLGSQLCYRTKNNLRGPMLTVHFEGANVTLEPIQTLISPKDDVFCLGFTNTSSDVGIYGNFAQSNYLIGFDLEAQVVSFKPTDCTKNT; via the coding sequence ATGTCAGAAACTCCACAATCCCCAGTGGGTGCTTACCTTGGTCACTATCTCATGGAGCTCTCTATTGGAACACCACCATTCAAAATCTATGGCATTGCAGACACGGGCAGTGATCTCATATGGACCCAATGTGTGCCATGCAACAACTGCTACAAGCAACTTAACCCCATGTTTGATCCTATGAAATCATCCTCCTACAGCAACATATCATGCCACTCAAACTTGTGTCATAAACTCGACACAGGCGTGTGTTCCCCTCAGAAGCAATGCAACTACACCTATGCCTACGCATCTGCCTCCATAACACAAGGAGTTTTGGCACAGGAAACAGTCACACTGACCTCAACCACAGGGACAAGCGTTCTCCTTAAAGATGTCGTGTTTGGTTGTGGACACGACAACAAAGGTAGTTTCAACGACCATGAGATGGGTATCATAGGCCTGGGAGGAGGGCCAGTGTCGTTCATTTCTCAAATGGGTCGTTCCTTTGGAGGCAAAAGGTTTTCACAGTGCTTGGTCCCTTTCCACACTGATGTGAATGTTCATAGCAGAATGAGTTTCGGCAAAGGGAGTAAGGTATCAGGAGAAGGAGTTTCAACACCTTTGGTTGCAAAGGATGATAAAACACCGTATTTTGTGACCTTACTAGGTATCAGTGTGGGAGAAACGTATTTGCACTATAATGGTTCTTCAGGAAATGTCGAAAAAGGTAACATGTTTCTTGATTCAGGAACACCTCCAACTATCTTACCAACACAGTTGTATGATCGAGTGGTGGCTGAAGTGAAGAACCAGGTTGCGATGGAACCTACCGTGGATGATCCTGATTTGGGTTCGCAACTTTGCTATCGAACAAAGAATAATCTTCGTGGTCCTATGCTAACTGTTCATTTTGAAGGTGCAAATGTAACATTGGAACCAATTCAAACCTTAATTTCACCAAAAGATGATGTTTTCTGCTTGGGGTTCACCAACACCAGTAGTGATGTGGGGATTTATGGTAACTTTGCTCAGTCAAATTACTTGATTGGGTTTGATCTAGAAGCACAAGTGGTCTCTTTCAAGCCAACAGATTGTACCAAAAACActtga